CGTCACGCGCTGCCCATCCACCTCCACGCTTCCCGCCGTGGGCTCCACCAGTCCGTTCACGCAGCGCAGGAGGCTCGACTTCCCCGCGCCGCTCGGGCCGATGAGCGCCACGAACTCGCCCGCGGCGATCTCGAGGTCCACCCGGTCGAGCGCCAGCGTGCCTCCGGGGTATTCCTTCCTGAGCCCGCGGACCCGGATCACCCCCGCCGTCCCGCGGTGAAGTGGAAGTGCACGTGATAGACGAACTGGCCCCCTTCCGGCCCGCAGTGGCAGGCGAGCCTGTAGCCTCGTTCGGCGTATCCGGTGCGCTCCCCGAGAACCTTCGCCACCTGGACGCAGCGGCCCATGAGATCCGTGTCCCCGGGGGCGAGGCGCGCGATGGAGTCGATGTGGCGCCTCGGGATGATCAGCAGGTGGATGGGCGCCTTCGGGTACAGATCCTTGAACGCGATGATGTCGTCGTCCTCGTACTCGATGTCAGCGGGGCTCTCACCCGCGACGATGCGGCAGAAGACGCAGTCCCTCGTCACCGCTGCTCCTCCCCTGGTGTATAATGCGGCGTCCCCGCAGGGCCGGGCTGCGAGATCCCCATTGCCAAGGAGACCAGTATGGGCACCTGCCC
Above is a window of Candidatus Rokuibacteriota bacterium DNA encoding:
- a CDS encoding histidine triad nucleotide-binding protein, translated to MTRDCVFCRIVAGESPADIEYEDDDIIAFKDLYPKAPIHLLIIPRRHIDSIARLAPGDTDLMGRCVQVAKVLGERTGYAERGYRLACHCGPEGGQFVYHVHFHFTAGRRG